The following coding sequences lie in one Tichowtungia aerotolerans genomic window:
- a CDS encoding type I restriction endonuclease subunit R, whose product MPKFSESIVEEATIDWFVELGYSYLPGPDIAPDGEYSERTGYDSAVLENRLCNALLEINPTIPRMSIEEAVREVMRADAPTPILNNRMFHKMVTEGIDVTFFRGEREFTEKVWLFDFHTLENNDWLVVNQFTMVENHVNRRPDMVVFVNGLPLGVIELKNAADESADVKSAYNQLQTYKAQIPSLFTHNEVLLISDGADARVGALSADFERFLPWRTIDGESVAPLGMPMLETAIKGVFEPLVFLDLIRHFAVFEDDSGKVIKKLAAYHQFHAVQKAVECTKQASVESGDGRVGVVWHTQGSGKSLSMLFYAGKIIQALDNPTLVVITDRNDLDDQLFGTFALGEELLRQSPVQAESRSHLRELLQVSSGGVVFTTMQKFAPLSDESEFPMLSDRRNIVVIADEAHRSQYDLIDGFARHLRDGLPHASFIGFTGTPVELADRNTRAIFGEHISVYDIEQAVEDGATVRIYYEARLAKIDLDAAERPHIDPEFEELTEGEEISEQSRLKRKWSQLEAMVGTKKRLSLVAQDIVDHFERRAEIIEGKAMAVCMSRRICVDLFDEIIKLRPEWDDTDFAKGAVKVVMTGSASDPERYARHLMTGRVRKDIEQRFKDPSDPLKLVLVRDMWLTGFDVPSLHTMYVDKPMQGHGLMQAIARVNRVFKDKPGGLVVDYLGIAEQLKKAVANYTENGGLGSPTYDQAEAVAIMLEKYEVACGIMHGVDWSPYFDGSPAERLRCLTEAVEHVLAQEDGSKRMRGYTRQLAQAFALAGTHEQAMAIRDDIGFFQAVSAQLAKLDPRGGTGGQNEKEKINEAIKQLVSRSVSSDEVVDIFTAAGLNRPDISILDDRFLDEFSRMPQKNLAVEMLQKLLQDQIRTRSRTNLIQSKQFSELIEETIRRYQNRTIEAAEIIMELVEIAKQFNAAMKRGEELGLTDDEVAFYDALETNDSAVMELGDDTLKQIAHELVGGVRRSVTIDWTAKEAVKAQIRVMVKRILRKYGYPPDRQEKATRTILQQAELLCGDWVSDSQN is encoded by the coding sequence GTGCCTAAATTTTCAGAGTCGATTGTAGAAGAGGCGACCATTGATTGGTTTGTGGAGCTGGGCTACAGCTATCTGCCGGGGCCGGACATTGCGCCGGACGGAGAATACTCCGAACGAACCGGCTATGATTCTGCCGTTCTGGAAAATCGACTCTGCAATGCGTTGCTGGAGATCAATCCGACAATTCCGCGTATGTCAATTGAGGAGGCGGTGCGTGAGGTGATGCGGGCGGACGCTCCAACTCCGATTTTGAACAACCGGATGTTCCACAAAATGGTGACGGAAGGAATCGACGTTACTTTTTTCCGTGGCGAGAGGGAGTTTACAGAAAAGGTTTGGCTGTTTGATTTCCACACATTGGAAAACAACGATTGGCTGGTGGTGAACCAGTTCACGATGGTTGAAAACCATGTGAACCGCCGCCCCGACATGGTGGTGTTTGTGAACGGCCTGCCGCTGGGCGTTATTGAGCTGAAAAACGCCGCAGACGAAAGCGCCGATGTGAAGTCGGCCTATAATCAGCTCCAGACCTATAAGGCGCAAATTCCGTCTTTGTTCACGCATAATGAGGTTTTGCTGATCTCGGACGGAGCAGATGCGCGTGTGGGGGCGCTTTCTGCCGATTTTGAGCGGTTCTTGCCGTGGAGAACGATCGATGGCGAGTCGGTGGCCCCTTTGGGCATGCCAATGCTGGAAACAGCGATTAAGGGTGTATTTGAGCCGTTGGTGTTTCTCGACCTGATCCGGCATTTTGCGGTGTTCGAAGATGACAGCGGCAAGGTGATTAAAAAACTGGCGGCCTATCATCAGTTCCATGCGGTGCAAAAGGCGGTTGAGTGCACGAAGCAGGCATCGGTTGAATCCGGTGACGGACGGGTCGGCGTGGTGTGGCATACGCAAGGGTCGGGCAAAAGCCTGTCGATGCTTTTTTATGCCGGTAAGATTATTCAGGCGCTGGACAATCCTACGTTGGTTGTGATTACCGACCGCAACGATCTGGATGATCAGTTGTTCGGAACGTTTGCGTTAGGAGAAGAGCTGTTGCGGCAGTCGCCGGTTCAGGCGGAGAGCCGCAGTCACTTGCGCGAGCTGCTGCAGGTGTCGAGCGGCGGGGTGGTGTTTACGACAATGCAGAAGTTTGCGCCGCTCTCGGATGAGTCCGAATTTCCGATGCTGTCTGACCGGCGTAACATTGTGGTGATTGCGGACGAAGCGCACCGTTCACAGTATGACCTGATTGACGGGTTTGCCCGCCATCTGCGCGACGGCTTGCCCCATGCCTCATTTATCGGATTTACCGGCACGCCGGTGGAACTGGCCGACCGCAATACCCGCGCCATCTTTGGCGAGCACATCAGCGTGTATGATATTGAGCAGGCGGTGGAAGACGGCGCAACGGTTCGCATCTATTATGAGGCACGATTGGCTAAGATTGATCTGGATGCCGCTGAGCGCCCGCATATTGACCCCGAGTTTGAAGAGCTGACCGAGGGAGAGGAAATCAGCGAGCAGTCACGACTGAAACGCAAGTGGTCGCAGCTCGAAGCGATGGTTGGAACGAAGAAGCGGCTTTCGCTGGTGGCGCAGGATATTGTGGATCATTTTGAGCGGCGGGCGGAGATTATCGAAGGCAAGGCGATGGCGGTTTGCATGAGCCGCCGCATCTGCGTAGACCTGTTTGATGAGATTATTAAGCTGCGTCCCGAGTGGGACGACACGGATTTTGCCAAGGGTGCGGTTAAGGTGGTGATGACCGGTTCGGCCAGTGACCCGGAACGCTACGCCCGCCATTTGATGACCGGGCGGGTGCGCAAGGATATTGAACAGCGCTTCAAAGACCCGTCTGATCCGCTAAAACTGGTTTTGGTGCGCGATATGTGGCTGACCGGTTTCGATGTGCCGTCTCTGCACACGATGTATGTGGACAAGCCGATGCAGGGGCATGGATTGATGCAGGCGATTGCCCGCGTAAACCGTGTGTTCAAGGATAAGCCCGGCGGGCTGGTGGTCGATTATCTGGGCATTGCGGAGCAGTTAAAAAAGGCGGTGGCCAATTATACCGAGAATGGCGGACTGGGGAGCCCGACATATGATCAGGCGGAAGCCGTGGCTATTATGCTCGAAAAGTATGAGGTTGCCTGCGGGATTATGCACGGGGTTGACTGGTCGCCCTATTTTGATGGAAGTCCTGCGGAAAGGCTGAGGTGTCTTACCGAAGCGGTAGAGCATGTGCTGGCTCAGGAGGACGGCTCTAAGCGCATGCGCGGATACACGCGCCAGCTTGCACAGGCGTTTGCTCTGGCTGGTACGCATGAGCAGGCAATGGCTATTCGTGACGACATCGGGTTCTTTCAGGCGGTGTCTGCCCAGCTCGCCAAGCTCGACCCGAGAGGGGGAACCGGCGGACAGAACGAGAAGGAAAAAATTAATGAGGCCATCAAGCAGTTGGTCTCGCGTTCGGTGTCATCCGATGAGGTAGTGGACATCTTTACGGCTGCCGGTCTCAACCGCCCCGACATCTCTATTCTGGATGACAGGTTCCTCGATGAGTTCAGCCGCATGCCGCAGAAGAACCTCGCAGTGGAAATGTTGCAGAAGCTGTTGCAGGATCAAATCCGCACACGAAGCCGCACTAATCTGATCCAGTCGAAGCAGTTTTCGGAGCTGATTGAAGAGACGATCCGGCGCTACCAGAACCGCACTATTGAGGCGGCAGAAATTATTATGGAGCTGGTAGAGATCGCCAAGCAGTTCAATGCCGCCATGAAGCGCGGGGAAGAGCTGGGGCTGACTGATGACGAGGTGGCCTTTTACGATGCCTTAGAAACCAACGACAGCGCTGTTATGGAACTGGGTGACGACACGCTCAAACAGATTGCCCACGAGCTTGTGGGGGGCGTCAGGCGGAGCGTAACCATCGACTGGACAGCCAAAGAGGCCGTGAAGGCCCAAATCCGCGTTATGGTGAAACGCATCCTGCGCAAATACGGTTATCCGCCCGACCGGCAGGAAAAGGCGACGCGCACTATCCTCCAGCAGGCCGAACTGCTTTGTGGTGACTGGGTCAGCGACTCGCAGAATTAG
- a CDS encoding DUF4268 domain-containing protein, with protein sequence MKLGRLQKVELRDVWKTEAQHFTPWLAGEENLALLGDTIGLDLELEAVEKDVGPFRADILCKDTGTNAWVLIENQVERTDHTHLGQLLTYAAGLNTVTIVWIAKRFTDEHRAALDWLNEITGDEISFFGLEIELWRIGDSPIAPKFNAVSKPNEWTKGKGGTSTVTQSEKLTPVKQLQLEYWKQFREYVLENSSVMRPQKPAACHWMNFSCGTSKAFPAALLNTQAGLMSVCLQINNTDDRLAVFNLLYQEQPIIESELGEVLEWQGKPDKKNSHIVLRNSDFDPNDKRCWPTAHEWMLEKLEAFRKVFGERIKNMDVGDWQPEDVED encoded by the coding sequence ATGAAGCTCGGACGATTACAGAAGGTTGAATTACGGGATGTGTGGAAGACGGAGGCGCAGCATTTTACTCCGTGGCTGGCAGGGGAAGAAAACCTCGCTCTTCTCGGTGACACCATCGGTCTGGATCTGGAACTGGAGGCGGTGGAAAAGGATGTTGGGCCGTTTCGCGCGGATATTCTCTGCAAGGACACCGGAACCAATGCATGGGTGCTGATTGAAAATCAGGTCGAACGCACCGACCACACTCATCTTGGCCAACTGCTGACTTATGCCGCCGGACTTAACACCGTAACCATAGTGTGGATTGCCAAACGCTTTACCGACGAGCACCGCGCAGCCTTGGATTGGCTCAACGAAATCACCGGCGATGAAATAAGTTTCTTCGGTCTGGAAATCGAATTGTGGCGGATCGGCGATTCCCCTATAGCTCCCAAGTTTAACGCGGTCTCTAAGCCCAACGAGTGGACAAAAGGTAAAGGCGGGACATCGACCGTTACTCAGAGTGAGAAACTGACCCCGGTCAAACAGTTGCAGCTCGAATATTGGAAACAGTTCCGTGAATATGTCCTTGAAAACAGCTCCGTTATGCGCCCTCAAAAACCGGCAGCTTGTCATTGGATGAATTTCAGTTGTGGAACCAGTAAGGCTTTTCCTGCGGCTTTATTGAATACGCAAGCCGGACTGATGTCCGTCTGCCTGCAAATCAACAATACAGATGATCGATTGGCGGTTTTCAATTTGTTGTATCAGGAGCAGCCCATTATTGAATCTGAACTGGGCGAAGTGCTGGAGTGGCAGGGAAAGCCCGACAAAAAGAACAGTCATATTGTTCTTCGCAATTCAGATTTTGATCCGAACGACAAACGGTGCTGGCCAACGGCGCATGAATGGATGCTCGAAAAACTGGAAGCATTCCGAAAGGTGTTTGGCGAGCGCATTAAAAATATGGATGTCGGTGACTGGCAACCGGAAGATGTGGAAGACTAG
- a CDS encoding helix-turn-helix transcriptional regulator, with amino-acid sequence MNSRLIVETALASDPTITPEQKERILAGYESPEKKQPRMLTRIQVAERLQVHPGSVKRFDQRGILTPVRITPRVVRYCENEVDALLKNRG; translated from the coding sequence ATGAACAGCAGACTAATCGTTGAAACAGCACTCGCATCAGACCCGACAATTACACCGGAACAAAAAGAGCGCATACTTGCCGGGTATGAATCGCCTGAAAAAAAACAACCTCGGATGCTGACCCGCATTCAGGTTGCCGAGCGATTACAGGTCCATCCCGGTTCCGTAAAAAGATTCGACCAAAGAGGGATACTAACCCCAGTCAGAATTACTCCCCGTGTCGTTCGATATTGTGAAAATGAAGTTGATGCACTGCTCAAAAACCGGGGCTAA
- a CDS encoding HNH endonuclease yields the protein MPSIERNNDGVIINAEKLVYEQVLHQRVLCPICKGHVFEDWPFGWDAHAEHQCTVEGATPEERKKSYRAVQAPLFADYVVSLAPNAAGIDYSKYIDQLVSMRMNTQNGHTSPHKAIMMLAVIDLIAGGETSGNRIEYGPELLEHFKRYFDVVKTPADSCTPLNPFWHLKTAPFWHHSVRAGQEAAYRVMDRPRGPNVMTEIIDGAFLEDGLFAALLSESVRQEIREAMIRRYFSEHFDELMALAEQEEGVGLYAKALRGEQKAPGVVKEDVRDLAFARVVKQAYHFQCAACGLRIWFEGTSLVDAAHIIPFSESHDDDPRNGLTLCKNHHWAMDQEWIFPCSDNKWHVRDGIDDRVDSQRALIDLHGKTLIPPHDSRFSPKAESLRWRERRLRAV from the coding sequence ATGCCTTCTATTGAGCGGAACAATGATGGGGTTATCATTAATGCGGAGAAGCTGGTCTATGAACAGGTATTGCACCAGCGTGTTCTCTGCCCGATTTGTAAAGGTCATGTGTTTGAGGACTGGCCGTTTGGCTGGGATGCGCATGCCGAGCATCAATGCACTGTTGAGGGAGCCACGCCAGAAGAGCGAAAAAAAAGTTACCGGGCTGTACAGGCTCCCCTCTTCGCAGATTATGTCGTCTCTCTCGCCCCAAATGCGGCAGGGATAGATTATTCAAAGTACATCGACCAGCTTGTCTCTATGCGGATGAATACGCAGAACGGGCATACGAGCCCGCACAAGGCAATCATGATGCTGGCCGTCATCGATTTGATTGCTGGGGGCGAAACCTCGGGAAATCGTATCGAATATGGCCCGGAACTGCTGGAGCATTTTAAGCGCTATTTTGATGTGGTAAAAACCCCGGCGGATTCCTGCACCCCGCTCAACCCGTTCTGGCATTTGAAAACGGCTCCGTTCTGGCACCATTCCGTACGAGCCGGACAAGAAGCTGCGTACCGGGTAATGGATCGTCCCCGTGGCCCGAACGTAATGACCGAGATTATTGACGGGGCTTTTCTAGAAGACGGGCTATTTGCCGCGCTTCTATCAGAATCTGTAAGACAGGAAATCCGGGAGGCTATGATCCGGCGCTATTTTTCTGAGCATTTCGATGAGTTGATGGCATTGGCCGAACAGGAGGAAGGTGTGGGCCTCTATGCGAAAGCTCTTCGCGGCGAACAAAAAGCCCCCGGCGTAGTAAAAGAGGATGTTCGCGATTTAGCCTTCGCCCGGGTTGTAAAACAGGCCTACCACTTTCAATGTGCGGCATGCGGGTTGAGAATTTGGTTTGAGGGAACTTCGTTGGTAGACGCGGCGCATATTATACCGTTTTCAGAATCGCATGATGATGACCCACGCAACGGGTTAACGCTCTGCAAAAATCATCACTGGGCGATGGATCAGGAATGGATATTCCCCTGCTCAGATAACAAATGGCATGTCCGCGATGGAATTGATGATCGAGTCGATTCCCAGCGGGCCTTGATTGACTTGCATGGGAAAACCCTGATTCCGCCGCATGATTCACGGTTCAGCCCCAAAGCGGAATCTCTACGCTGGCGGGAACGACGACTCAGGGCTGTTTAA
- a CDS encoding tyrosine-type recombinase/integrase, with product MATEAKKAEKKTRAARGTGRLYKRTKDGKEYPPTKKNPGVFWIQYTLNGKRIRRCLTGKDGKPITKLEEAEAERKRLTAPLRAGKQVEQLQALTAALTQAEGQQEQAAENAAPVLPIVKAWDAYLQSPDRPDSGTDTLIDYQGYWNAFARWLKENREDAQALRDISPEIAHDYAKSLSGNKTSPNTYNKHITFLKLLFRVLEKPACLAENPFAPIRRKKLKTNVRRELTIAELKEILSRATGDLQTLLYLGTFTGLRLGDCCTLKWGEIDLDRGLIRRVPNKIAHNENVKPVLIGIPAALYAKLSEAPQSRRKGYVLPRIAELYTSRGATGRPDKQPQLSREIQAHLTACNIQTLKEGTGKEAYKTALKKWETNGKKGTKPSRKRAVVEVGFHSLRHSYVTLHAEAGTPQAMIQANVGHANPAMTAHYTHVGEEAARRAAGALTLNALSAIPERTPLPPWAVEVAKKLNSKNWKQVRTALLNNSAH from the coding sequence ATGGCAACGGAAGCAAAGAAGGCCGAGAAAAAGACCAGAGCCGCTAGGGGGACAGGGCGACTTTACAAACGAACCAAAGACGGCAAAGAGTATCCTCCGACAAAGAAAAACCCGGGAGTGTTTTGGATTCAATACACACTGAATGGGAAACGAATCCGCCGATGCCTGACCGGGAAAGACGGCAAGCCGATCACAAAACTAGAGGAAGCGGAGGCCGAGCGCAAACGCCTTACCGCACCGCTTCGCGCGGGGAAACAGGTTGAACAGCTTCAGGCGTTAACCGCTGCCCTTACGCAGGCTGAAGGCCAACAGGAGCAGGCCGCAGAGAACGCCGCGCCGGTTCTGCCGATTGTCAAAGCATGGGATGCCTATCTTCAAAGCCCAGACCGCCCAGACAGCGGAACAGATACCCTAATCGACTATCAAGGCTACTGGAACGCCTTTGCTCGTTGGCTAAAAGAAAACCGCGAAGACGCCCAAGCGCTGCGCGATATCTCCCCGGAAATCGCCCACGATTACGCCAAAAGCCTGAGCGGAAACAAGACAAGCCCCAACACCTACAATAAGCACATAACGTTTCTAAAGCTACTGTTCAGAGTTCTGGAAAAACCTGCCTGCCTAGCAGAAAACCCCTTTGCACCCATCCGCAGAAAGAAGCTTAAAACCAACGTCCGCCGGGAACTGACCATAGCCGAACTCAAAGAGATTCTTTCCCGCGCAACGGGCGACCTGCAAACCCTGCTTTACCTTGGCACCTTCACTGGATTGCGCCTTGGGGATTGCTGTACGCTTAAATGGGGTGAAATCGATTTAGATCGCGGACTAATTCGCCGGGTGCCGAATAAAATTGCACACAATGAAAACGTGAAGCCCGTTTTGATCGGCATTCCAGCCGCCCTGTACGCCAAGCTTTCCGAAGCACCGCAAAGCAGGCGCAAGGGCTACGTGTTGCCGCGCATTGCTGAGCTCTACACATCACGCGGCGCAACCGGCCGACCGGACAAACAGCCGCAACTTTCGCGGGAGATTCAGGCACACCTTACCGCCTGTAATATTCAGACCCTCAAAGAGGGAACCGGAAAAGAAGCCTATAAAACCGCCCTGAAAAAATGGGAAACCAACGGCAAAAAAGGCACAAAGCCGAGCCGCAAACGCGCCGTGGTAGAAGTTGGATTCCACTCTTTGAGACACAGCTACGTTACCCTGCATGCCGAAGCCGGAACACCGCAAGCCATGATTCAGGCCAACGTTGGGCACGCAAACCCCGCAATGACCGCGCATTATACCCATGTAGGAGAAGAAGCCGCCCGCCGTGCAGCCGGAGCGTTGACGCTGAACGCCCTCTCTGCCATCCCGGAACGAACTCCATTACCGCCATGGGCGGTTGAGGTTGCAAAGAAGCTCAATTCCAAGAATTGGAAGCAGGTCCGGACCGCGTTGCTGAATAATTCGGCACATTAA
- a CDS encoding MBL fold metallo-hydrolase, which yields MKVTFCGGIDQVTGSCTHLHYTPKDVQFLVDCGMVQGTPHAEFENQKPFLFDPKSLKFVLLTHAHLDHCGLIPRLYKEGFVGKVYCTRATALIAKEVLMDSARITKGELYRYNDVGRVKFHYLDQRAGFKWGQQFRLDEDLSVYALRSAHILGACSLGVVWREEHPDNEKYLKSMLFSGDIGPTTDHFNSSYLLKESQGPFKTTNYVVLESTKGGTKATDHPSRDQRLANLKTLVEQELIVGQRNLLIPAFSIHRMQEVLYDLIAVAEQGFPNHPPEYRRLWVSLDTLIAKLESGVLPKELVELLEESEMCELDQHAVLSTIILKPGKKPVIPDLLLQILDDKSIHKYALREIKELLLSCKKTRVLVSQDQLSFVAEELMKIKRLVTIPIRCESYLGNQVSKIYQKELFAQRTEDKNMYYPEDEPERRAEVFRAAIDGKSSVERFTFSSGDKPTPYRTFSRSPSIIISSSGMCDGGVVLHHLENVLKDKQFTVALTGYQSGGTNGNKLLSLMNDSEYVETLNFGETIIHTKDIKAKIVMLDGYSGHASPEIIIDNHLARLSPEATNAVFLNHGINISREGFKKTIGFSDNESVRNLNVVLPEQGKTYWLHDPQVTVVEPSTVEADIDQGGVMEVLKQINQNLVEIKNLLKAKE from the coding sequence ATGAAGGTTACATTCTGCGGTGGAATAGATCAGGTTACAGGATCGTGTACGCATTTGCACTATACTCCAAAGGATGTGCAATTTTTAGTGGATTGCGGAATGGTTCAGGGAACGCCGCACGCCGAATTTGAAAATCAAAAGCCATTTTTATTTGATCCGAAAAGTTTGAAATTTGTTTTGCTGACGCATGCTCATCTCGATCATTGCGGTTTGATTCCTAGACTCTATAAAGAGGGCTTTGTCGGAAAAGTTTATTGCACAAGGGCTACAGCCCTAATTGCCAAAGAAGTTCTAATGGACTCTGCTCGAATCACGAAGGGCGAACTTTATCGATACAATGATGTGGGGCGGGTGAAATTTCATTATTTAGATCAGCGCGCAGGGTTTAAGTGGGGACAGCAGTTCCGGCTGGATGAAGACTTGAGCGTTTATGCCCTGAGATCGGCACATATTTTGGGAGCATGTTCTTTGGGGGTTGTTTGGCGGGAAGAGCATCCAGATAATGAGAAATATCTCAAAAGTATGTTGTTCAGTGGGGACATCGGCCCGACAACGGATCACTTTAACAGCAGCTATTTATTAAAGGAGTCGCAGGGGCCGTTTAAAACTACAAACTATGTTGTTTTGGAATCAACCAAAGGTGGCACCAAGGCTACGGACCATCCCTCACGTGACCAACGGTTGGCCAATTTGAAAACTCTGGTAGAACAGGAACTGATTGTTGGCCAGCGAAACCTATTGATTCCGGCATTTTCTATCCATCGCATGCAGGAGGTTCTGTATGACCTAATCGCGGTCGCAGAACAAGGTTTTCCAAACCATCCTCCGGAATATAGGCGGCTATGGGTTAGTCTCGATACGCTGATTGCGAAGCTGGAGAGCGGGGTTCTCCCTAAAGAGTTAGTGGAGTTGCTGGAAGAATCTGAGATGTGCGAACTGGATCAACACGCAGTCCTTTCGACAATCATTCTCAAGCCCGGGAAAAAGCCTGTTATTCCCGATCTGTTACTTCAAATTCTAGACGATAAATCCATTCATAAGTATGCACTGAGGGAAATTAAAGAGTTGCTGCTGTCGTGTAAAAAAACGCGAGTGTTAGTGTCTCAAGACCAACTTTCTTTTGTGGCAGAGGAGCTCATGAAGATTAAACGTCTTGTGACCATTCCGATTCGATGTGAGTCGTATCTCGGGAATCAGGTTTCGAAAATATACCAAAAAGAACTTTTCGCCCAGCGAACTGAGGATAAAAACATGTATTATCCAGAGGATGAGCCGGAGAGGCGCGCAGAAGTTTTTCGTGCGGCTATTGATGGGAAGTCATCTGTCGAGCGTTTTACTTTTTCATCGGGAGATAAACCGACTCCATATAGAACCTTTAGCAGGTCGCCGTCTATTATTATTTCTAGCAGTGGTATGTGTGATGGTGGTGTCGTGCTTCATCATCTCGAAAACGTGCTGAAAGATAAGCAGTTTACTGTTGCTCTGACTGGGTATCAGTCTGGAGGAACGAATGGGAACAAGCTGCTTTCGCTGATGAATGATTCCGAATATGTGGAAACGTTGAATTTTGGTGAAACTATCATTCACACAAAGGATATTAAGGCCAAAATTGTGATGCTGGATGGGTATTCCGGTCATGCCTCGCCTGAGATTATCATAGACAATCATCTTGCCAGATTGTCTCCAGAAGCTACGAATGCTGTATTTCTAAATCATGGAATTAATATTTCCAGAGAAGGGTTTAAAAAAACTATTGGCTTTAGCGACAACGAAAGTGTTCGCAACCTTAATGTTGTTCTGCCCGAGCAGGGAAAAACGTACTGGCTGCATGATCCGCAAGTGACAGTTGTTGAGCCATCTACGGTAGAGGCGGATATAGATCAGGGTGGGGTAATGGAGGTGCTCAAGCAAATTAATCAGAATTTAGTGGAAATTAAGAATCTGCTAAAAGCGAAAGAGTAA
- a CDS encoding ISL3 family transposase translates to MTAQKILKILGEWEGFRVGTVGPAPGDPSEVWIELTAENGSGRCSGCGSLSHTVHDSTIRWIRELPVFGKTTWLMITRRRMLCPACGPKLEALTWLDPYSRFTRRFEESVARLCKVATHKHVAAEYGINRKTVKNIEKRYLQRELGPINLAGVELLAMDEFAIQKGHRYATVIVDPTCKRVLWIGRGRTRAAIHPFFKLLGEDGCKQIKAVAMDMNSSYEQEVWEHCPDADIVYDLFHVVAKYGREVIDRVRVDEANRLRDDKRARRVVKGSRWLLLRNRDNITKPSDQVRLDELLEANRNLATVYVMKADLKELWSFRDTRQAQSFWDQWYERAVQSSIEPLIKFANRLAGYIKGIISHARWPLHTSLLEGINNKIKVLKRMAYGYRDDEFFFLKIRQAFPGNGA, encoded by the coding sequence ATGACCGCTCAAAAGATACTCAAAATTCTCGGTGAATGGGAAGGGTTCCGTGTCGGCACAGTGGGGCCGGCCCCAGGGGATCCGTCCGAAGTGTGGATCGAGTTGACAGCAGAAAATGGCTCTGGCCGTTGCAGTGGTTGCGGGTCGCTATCTCACACGGTCCATGACTCAACCATCCGGTGGATACGTGAACTTCCGGTCTTCGGGAAGACAACATGGCTGATGATTACACGACGGCGAATGCTTTGCCCCGCATGTGGCCCCAAGCTGGAAGCGCTCACTTGGCTGGACCCTTATTCGCGCTTTACCCGGCGCTTTGAAGAGTCCGTGGCTCGGTTATGCAAAGTCGCAACACACAAGCATGTTGCCGCTGAGTATGGGATTAACCGCAAGACGGTTAAAAATATTGAAAAGCGCTATCTGCAGCGTGAACTGGGGCCGATCAATCTCGCGGGAGTCGAGCTGTTGGCCATGGATGAGTTTGCGATCCAGAAAGGACATCGCTATGCCACGGTCATCGTCGATCCGACCTGCAAGAGGGTGCTCTGGATCGGTCGGGGCCGTACTCGTGCAGCAATCCATCCATTCTTCAAGTTGCTTGGCGAAGACGGCTGCAAACAGATCAAGGCCGTCGCCATGGACATGAACAGCTCGTATGAGCAGGAAGTTTGGGAGCACTGCCCGGACGCAGATATCGTCTATGACCTGTTCCATGTTGTCGCGAAGTATGGACGCGAGGTTATCGACCGGGTACGGGTGGATGAAGCCAACCGCCTACGCGATGACAAGCGCGCGCGCAGGGTCGTAAAAGGATCGCGCTGGTTACTGTTGCGCAATCGAGACAACATTACCAAGCCAAGTGATCAGGTACGTCTGGATGAATTACTGGAAGCCAATCGGAATCTGGCCACCGTATACGTGATGAAGGCCGATCTGAAAGAGCTTTGGAGCTTTCGCGATACCCGGCAGGCGCAATCGTTCTGGGATCAGTGGTACGAACGGGCGGTTCAAAGCTCCATCGAGCCTCTCATAAAGTTCGCGAATCGTCTTGCCGGATACATCAAGGGAATCATCTCCCATGCCCGCTGGCCGTTGCACACCAGCCTACTCGAAGGTATCAACAACAAGATCAAAGTGCTCAAGCGAATGGCCTATGGCTACCGTGATGATGAGTTCTTCTTCTTAAAAATCAGGCAAGCCTTCCCCGGAAATGGGGCATGA